One window of Salegentibacter sp. Hel_I_6 genomic DNA carries:
- the hflX gene encoding GTPase HflX, which yields MIEKTDLTHEKAVLIGIVTKEQGHDKLEEYLDELEFLTYTAGGEVIKRFSQNMDKPNPKTFIGTGKMNELKEFVDENDVGTAIFDDELSPAQQKNIEKILKCKVLDRTTLILDIFAQRAQTSYARTQVELAQYEYLLPRLAGMWTHLERQRGGIGMRGPGETEIETDRRIVRDKISLLKKKLETIDKQMEVQRGNRGQLVRVALVGYTNVGKSTLMNTISKSEVFAENKLFATLDTTVRKVVIRNLPFLLTDTVGFIRKLPTQLVESFKSTLDEVREADLLLHVVDISHPNFEDHIESVNQIMSEIKSNDKPTIMVFNKIDQYEAEEIEEDDLITEKTKAHYTLKEWKQTWMNKMGENVLFISALNKENMEDFRRRVYETVRKIHITRFPYNNFLYPEYDKYGEEK from the coding sequence ATGATTGAAAAAACCGACCTAACCCACGAAAAAGCTGTTTTAATTGGTATTGTTACCAAAGAACAGGGGCATGATAAATTAGAAGAATATCTGGACGAGCTGGAGTTCCTTACCTATACTGCTGGAGGAGAAGTAATAAAGCGTTTTAGTCAAAATATGGATAAACCCAATCCCAAAACTTTTATTGGGACAGGGAAGATGAATGAGTTAAAAGAATTTGTTGATGAGAATGATGTAGGTACTGCTATTTTTGATGATGAACTTTCACCAGCACAACAAAAAAATATAGAGAAAATACTGAAGTGTAAAGTTTTAGATCGAACTACGCTTATTCTAGATATTTTTGCACAACGCGCACAAACCAGCTACGCCAGGACACAGGTGGAATTAGCGCAATACGAATACTTATTACCAAGACTGGCCGGAATGTGGACTCACCTTGAACGCCAGCGTGGTGGTATTGGAATGCGTGGTCCCGGAGAAACAGAAATTGAAACTGACCGTAGGATTGTTAGAGATAAAATTTCTCTTTTAAAGAAAAAACTTGAGACCATAGACAAACAAATGGAAGTGCAACGCGGTAACCGCGGGCAGTTGGTGCGAGTTGCTCTTGTTGGCTACACCAACGTGGGCAAGTCTACTTTAATGAATACCATTAGTAAAAGTGAAGTTTTTGCCGAAAATAAACTCTTTGCAACTTTAGACACCACGGTAAGAAAAGTGGTGATTCGAAACTTACCTTTCTTGTTAACCGATACGGTAGGGTTTATTAGGAAACTCCCCACACAACTGGTAGAGTCTTTTAAATCTACCTTAGATGAAGTTAGGGAAGCCGATTTACTGTTACACGTGGTAGATATTTCTCACCCCAATTTTGAAGATCATATAGAATCTGTTAACCAGATTATGAGTGAGATCAAAAGTAATGACAAGCCAACAATTATGGTTTTCAATAAAATTGATCAATATGAAGCTGAAGAGATTGAAGAAGACGATTTAATAACTGAAAAGACAAAAGCTCATTATACCCTTAAAGAGTGGAAACAAACCTGGATGAACAAAATGGGAGAAAACGTATTGTTTATTTCGGCTTTGAATAAGGAAAACATGGAAGATTTTAGAAGGAGAGTTTATGAAACGGTTAGAAAAATACATATCACTCGCTTCCCTTATAATAATTTCCTCTACCCGGAATATGATAAATACGGTGAAGAGAAATAA